A region of Aquarana catesbeiana isolate 2022-GZ linkage group LG08, ASM4218655v1, whole genome shotgun sequence DNA encodes the following proteins:
- the LOC141104893 gene encoding uncharacterized protein, translating to MWAESWFRGTNLLMSSNNLCISILVDGREMRKTSEDCLTLSPDCKVEDEDITQYSPGENPTTSNVHPAPHSVDGPSYSSYPEEPQTVRDDAILPAHKRFPCPECGKCFPKKAYLSIHKRSHTGEKPYSCAECGKCFSHKSNLNTHQHLHMGKKPYSCSFCGKCFIKKADLVTHQWSHTGEKPYFCSECGKCFTMKSSLNRHQRSHTGEKPHSCPECGKCYSVGAHLSRHLRSHTGEKPYSCPECGKCFSDKSNLHTHQQLHTGEKPYSCSECGKCFSVKANLYRHLRSHMGEKPYSCPE from the coding sequence atgtgggcggagtcctggtttaggggaaccaatctgctcatgtctagtaataatctttgtatttctattttagtagatggacgggagatgaggaaaacctcagaggattgtctcactttgtctccagactgtaaagtagaagatgaggacatcacacagtatagtccaggagaaaacccgactacctcaaatgtccatccggcaccacacagtgtagatggaccatcgtattcctcttatcctgaggaacctcagactgtgagggacgatGCCATCCTTCCAGCACATAAGAGGTTtccttgtcctgagtgtgggaaatgttttccaAAGAAGGCCTATCTTTCCATACATaagaggtctcacacaggggagaagccctattcctgtgctgagtgcgggaaatgtttttcacataagtccaATCTTAACACTCATCAGCACCTGCACATGGGGAAGAAGCCATATTCTTGTTCCTTTTGCggtaaatgttttataaaaaaagcAGACCTTGTCACACATCAatggtctcacacgggggaaaagccttatttttgttctgagtgtggaaaatgttttacaATGAAATCCAGCCTCAACAGACACCAAAGGTCTCATacaggggagaagccacattcctgtcctgagtgcgggaaatgttattcaGTAGGGGCCCATCTTTCAAGACAtctgaggtctcacacgggggagaagccgtattcctgtcctgagtgtgggaaatgtttttcagataagtccaatcttcACACTCATCAGCaactgcacacgggggagaagccgtattcctgttctgagtgcgggaaatgtttttcagtaaaagccaatctttacagacatctgaggtctcacatgggggagaagccgtattcctgtcctgagtga